In a genomic window of Candidatus Omnitrophota bacterium:
- the cimA gene encoding citramalate synthase — translation MLKVKLYDTTLRDGSQAEGISYSVMDKVRIAEELDKFGIHFIEGGWPGSNPKDREFFEKISKAKLKNSKIAAFSMTRRPNIKASQDSNIGALLKSEAQVITIVGKTWDFHVVEVLKTTLDENLEMIKDTISFLIKKGFVVFYDAEHFFDAYQANKDYALKTLIAAQDAGASAICLCDTNGGSLPNQITTTISEIKHRIKVDLGIHCHNDAGVAIANSLAAIEAGATIVQGTINGYGERCGNADLIPIIANLKLKLKNNCIPDLQLKQLTRLSHFVSEISNMRVKNEQPFVGDSAFAHKGGMHINAIMKNPLTYEHIDPSLVGNHRRILVSELGGKTGILLRAKDLNYDLSKGDPQTKKILELVQDLEHKGFQFEAAEASFQILMQKHLKKFKGFFELEGFKVVIEKRQDKKITSEAIIKLKVNGIKEHTAAEGDGPVNALDNALRKALKDFYPALAKMHLSDFKVRVLDEKAGTAAKVRVLIQSQDEKDTWNTIGVHENIIEASWQALVDSVEYKLLKDQ, via the coding sequence ATGCTTAAGGTAAAATTATACGATACCACGCTTCGTGACGGCTCACAGGCCGAAGGAATATCTTATTCGGTAATGGATAAGGTCCGGATTGCCGAAGAACTGGATAAATTCGGTATTCATTTCATTGAAGGAGGCTGGCCCGGTTCAAACCCCAAAGACCGGGAATTCTTTGAAAAGATAAGCAAGGCCAAACTTAAAAATTCCAAGATTGCCGCTTTTAGCATGACCCGCAGGCCAAATATCAAAGCTTCGCAGGATAGCAACATCGGTGCCCTTTTAAAATCAGAAGCCCAAGTAATTACTATCGTCGGTAAAACCTGGGATTTTCATGTGGTTGAAGTTTTAAAAACTACGCTGGATGAAAACTTGGAGATGATCAAAGATACCATCAGCTTTTTGATTAAAAAGGGTTTTGTCGTTTTTTATGACGCGGAGCATTTTTTCGACGCTTACCAGGCAAACAAAGATTACGCTTTAAAAACCTTGATTGCCGCCCAAGACGCAGGGGCTTCTGCCATCTGCCTTTGCGATACTAACGGCGGTTCCTTGCCAAACCAGATAACAACTACAATCAGTGAAATCAAGCATAGGATTAAAGTTGATTTGGGTATCCACTGCCATAATGACGCCGGCGTTGCCATTGCCAATTCTTTAGCGGCCATCGAAGCCGGAGCAACCATCGTTCAAGGAACGATAAACGGCTACGGAGAACGCTGCGGAAATGCCGATCTGATCCCGATCATCGCGAATTTAAAGCTTAAACTAAAAAATAACTGCATTCCTGACCTGCAGCTAAAACAATTAACCCGCCTTTCGCATTTTGTCAGCGAAATCAGTAATATGCGCGTAAAAAATGAACAGCCTTTTGTCGGGGATTCAGCCTTCGCGCATAAAGGCGGGATGCATATTAACGCCATAATGAAAAATCCCTTAACTTATGAACATATCGACCCGTCCTTGGTCGGAAACCACCGCAGGATCCTGGTTTCCGAACTGGGCGGCAAAACCGGTATTTTGTTAAGGGCAAAAGATTTGAATTATGATTTAAGCAAAGGGGACCCGCAAACCAAAAAAATCCTGGAATTAGTCCAAGACTTAGAGCATAAAGGATTCCAGTTTGAGGCTGCCGAAGCGTCCTTCCAGATATTGATGCAGAAGCATTTGAAAAAATTTAAGGGTTTCTTTGAACTTGAAGGATTTAAAGTAGTCATTGAAAAACGCCAAGATAAAAAGATCACATCGGAAGCGATTATAAAATTAAAGGTCAACGGAATCAAGGAACACACTGCTGCCGAAGGCGATGGCCCGGTAAACGCATTAGACAATGCCCTGCGCAAAGCGCTTAAAGACTTTTATCCGGCTTTGGCCAAAATGCACTTATCCGATTTTAAGGTGCGCGTTTTGGATGAAAAGGCCGGCACCGCGGCAAAAGTGCGGGTTTTAATCCAATCGCAGGATGAAAAAGACACCTGGAACACCATCGGTGTCCATGAAAACATAATTGAAGCCAGCTGGCAGGCCTTAGTCGACAGCGTTGAATATAAACTTTTAAAAGATCAATAA
- a CDS encoding valine--tRNA ligase, translating into MAEALSKQYNPKETEDKWYKIWEENNLFSAKVSPDKSPYCVVIPPPNVTGILHMGHALNNSIQDILIRYKRMKGFEALWMPGTDHAGIATQNVVEKALAKEGLKRQDLGREKFIERVWQWKEQYGSTIIHQLKKLGCSCDWKRLRFTMDQDYSAAVTEVFVRLYNKKLVYQGNYIINWCPRCQTALSDEEAAHAELQGSLYYLKYPLKDNPLEFISVATTRPETMLGDTAVAVNPKDKRYKKYIGKTLLLPLIKREIKIIADSAVDMEFGTGAVKVTPAHDPNDYALGKKHNLEFINVMRTDGSMNESAKKYSGLDRFKAREAVLEDLKQLGLLEKIAPHTLSAGHCYRCHTIVEPYLSKQWFVKMKPLARPAIEAVKKGKIKFYPERWTKVYLNWMEDIQDWCISRQIWWGHRIPVYYCKNCHGKNSKHGIIVSLTKPSQCPRCKSTDLVQEEDVLDTWFSSWLWPFATFYWPKESKELEYFYPTSTLVTAPEIIFFWVARMIMAGFEFKKQAPFKDVYIHGTVRDVEGKKMSKSLGNVIDPLEIIAEYGTDALRFSLISITSQGQDVFLSKERFEQGRNFANKIWNASRFVLANLKPEEVNLDLCVFFKKEQLDIVNRWILSRFYSTLDKAAKELDSYKFNEAANSLYSFFWHEFCDWYLELIKPQIGQKQTQVVMYKILEKTLRIIHPFMPFITEEIWQRLPGAKNSIMQQSWPHLQKDLINIEDEQQMQAAFDIINTIRNMRAELEVNPQSRINIKLTFANKFAQNLMEPLFGHIRNLARIDTLSVNEKYTVQNNEYVIVLKDMHIAMPLAGIAEVSEQIKKNRSKIEKLESEVKNKEAMLSNKNFTGRAPKEIVEAEKAKLDEMRAQIAKLEVIINGLR; encoded by the coding sequence ATGGCCGAAGCGCTCTCCAAGCAATATAATCCTAAAGAAACCGAGGATAAGTGGTATAAAATCTGGGAGGAGAATAATCTTTTCAGCGCCAAAGTTTCCCCGGATAAATCACCCTACTGCGTAGTTATCCCGCCGCCCAATGTCACCGGTATCCTGCATATGGGCCACGCCCTGAATAACAGCATCCAGGACATTTTAATCCGTTATAAAAGAATGAAAGGATTTGAGGCTTTATGGATGCCGGGTACCGACCATGCCGGAATCGCCACGCAAAACGTAGTGGAAAAAGCCCTGGCAAAAGAAGGATTGAAGCGTCAGGATCTAGGCAGGGAAAAATTCATTGAACGGGTCTGGCAATGGAAAGAACAATACGGCTCAACCATAATTCATCAATTAAAAAAACTGGGCTGCTCATGCGACTGGAAACGGCTGCGTTTCACTATGGATCAGGATTATTCGGCGGCAGTCACCGAAGTTTTTGTCAGACTCTATAATAAAAAATTGGTTTATCAGGGGAACTATATTATCAACTGGTGCCCCCGATGCCAGACGGCATTAAGCGACGAAGAGGCAGCGCATGCGGAATTACAAGGAAGCCTTTACTACCTCAAATACCCGTTAAAAGATAATCCGCTTGAATTTATCAGTGTGGCCACAACCCGGCCGGAAACTATGCTCGGTGACACTGCCGTAGCCGTAAACCCGAAAGACAAACGCTATAAGAAATATATCGGCAAAACTTTGCTCCTTCCGCTAATTAAACGGGAAATAAAAATTATTGCCGACTCAGCCGTGGATATGGAATTTGGAACAGGAGCCGTAAAAGTCACTCCTGCCCATGATCCCAATGATTATGCTTTAGGCAAAAAACATAACCTGGAATTCATTAACGTAATGCGGACTGACGGCTCGATGAATGAATCGGCCAAAAAATACTCCGGCCTTGACCGCTTTAAAGCCAGAGAAGCGGTATTGGAAGATTTAAAACAATTGGGTTTGCTTGAAAAAATCGCTCCCCATACCCTTTCTGCCGGCCACTGTTACCGCTGCCACACAATAGTTGAGCCGTATTTATCCAAACAATGGTTTGTAAAAATGAAACCGCTGGCAAGGCCGGCGATTGAGGCGGTAAAAAAAGGAAAAATAAAATTTTACCCCGAGCGCTGGACCAAGGTCTATTTAAACTGGATGGAGGATATCCAAGACTGGTGCATCTCCCGGCAGATCTGGTGGGGCCACCGCATTCCGGTTTATTACTGTAAAAATTGCCACGGGAAAAACTCCAAACACGGCATCATTGTATCGCTAACCAAGCCTTCTCAATGCCCCAGGTGTAAATCAACTGATCTGGTTCAGGAGGAGGATGTCTTGGACACCTGGTTTTCCAGCTGGCTTTGGCCGTTTGCGACATTCTATTGGCCTAAAGAAAGTAAAGAACTAGAATATTTTTATCCAACATCAACTTTAGTTACCGCTCCGGAGATTATTTTCTTTTGGGTAGCGCGGATGATTATGGCTGGGTTTGAATTTAAAAAACAGGCCCCATTTAAAGACGTTTATATCCATGGCACGGTCCGCGATGTCGAAGGCAAGAAGATGTCCAAATCCCTGGGCAATGTTATTGATCCCCTGGAGATTATCGCTGAATACGGCACCGACGCTTTACGTTTTAGCCTTATCTCGATAACCTCCCAAGGCCAGGATGTATTTCTTTCCAAAGAGAGGTTTGAGCAGGGCAGGAACTTTGCCAATAAGATTTGGAACGCTTCGCGTTTTGTTTTAGCCAACCTTAAACCGGAAGAAGTAAATCTGGATCTCTGTGTTTTTTTCAAAAAAGAGCAGTTAGATATCGTTAATCGCTGGATATTAAGCAGGTTCTATTCGACTCTGGATAAAGCGGCCAAAGAACTGGATAGCTATAAATTTAATGAAGCTGCTAATAGCCTGTATTCATTTTTCTGGCATGAATTCTGCGACTGGTACCTGGAATTAATCAAACCGCAAATAGGCCAAAAACAAACCCAGGTAGTCATGTATAAAATTTTAGAGAAAACCCTAAGAATAATCCATCCTTTTATGCCTTTTATAACGGAAGAAATCTGGCAGCGCCTGCCAGGAGCAAAAAATTCAATTATGCAGCAGAGCTGGCCGCATCTACAGAAGGATTTGATCAATATTGAAGATGAGCAACAAATGCAGGCGGCTTTTGATATTATCAATACCATAAGAAATATGCGCGCGGAGCTGGAGGTTAACCCGCAAAGCCGGATTAATATCAAACTAACCTTTGCCAATAAGTTTGCCCAAAATTTAATGGAACCGCTTTTTGGCCACATAAGGAACTTAGCAAGAATCGACACCTTAAGCGTAAATGAAAAATATACCGTCCAGAATAACGAATATGTGATCGTGCTAAAGGATATGCACATAGCGATGCCGCTTGCCGGAATAGCCGAGGTTAGCGAACAAATTAAGAAAAACCGCTCAAAAATCGAAAAATTGGAATCAGAGGTTAAGAATAAAGAAGCCATGCTTTCCAATAAGAACTTTACTGGGCGTGCTCCCAAAGAAATTGTCGAAGCTGAAAAGGCTAAGCTGGATGAAATGCGCGCGCAAATTGCCAAGTTAGAGGTAATCATAAATGGCCTACGCTAA
- the nadC gene encoding carboxylating nicotinate-nucleotide diphosphorylase yields the protein MAYAKYFLSENKPRINPKRLKSIIEQALAEDTGKRDITTELIIPKNKKIKAKIIAKEDFLLCGIDAARQVFKTVDPRLSFIQKIKEGKQAHNQEVIAVISGKAKSILRAERVALNLLALLSGIATKTNQFVRKIRPYKTKITDTRKTLAGLRELQKYAVRIGGGYNHRIRLDEMVLIKDNHLKILAGLTEFPKTPKGCKVEIETQDLKEFRHVLSLKPDVIMLDNMRIKDIKKAVRIRNNTKFKKHKTLLEASGGIRLGNIRKYAATGVEIVSVGELTDSLKSVDLSLEVI from the coding sequence ATGGCCTACGCTAAATATTTTTTATCCGAAAATAAGCCCAGGATCAACCCTAAAAGGTTAAAATCGATAATTGAACAGGCGTTGGCTGAGGATACGGGCAAAAGAGATATCACCACCGAGCTTATCATTCCTAAAAATAAAAAAATAAAAGCTAAAATTATTGCTAAGGAAGATTTCTTGCTTTGCGGTATTGACGCTGCCAGGCAAGTTTTTAAAACCGTGGATCCGCGTTTAAGTTTCATTCAAAAAATCAAAGAAGGCAAACAGGCGCATAACCAGGAGGTTATTGCCGTTATATCCGGAAAAGCAAAGAGTATCCTCAGGGCCGAACGCGTAGCCTTAAATTTATTAGCGTTACTTTCCGGGATAGCCACAAAAACTAATCAATTTGTCAGAAAAATAAGGCCCTATAAAACAAAAATTACCGATACCCGTAAGACCCTGGCCGGCTTAAGAGAATTACAGAAATACGCGGTAAGGATCGGGGGAGGCTACAATCACAGGATACGCCTGGATGAGATGGTTTTGATTAAAGATAACCATCTTAAAATACTCGCAGGGCTCACCGAGTTTCCTAAAACTCCTAAGGGCTGTAAAGTTGAGATCGAAACACAGGACCTAAAAGAATTCAGGCATGTTTTAAGCCTCAAGCCGGACGTCATTATGCTTGATAATATGCGGATCAAAGATATTAAAAAAGCGGTAAGGATCCGGAATAATACTAAATTTAAAAAGCATAAAACTCTGCTGGAGGCAAGCGGAGGCATACGTCTTGGCAACATAAGAAAATACGCCGCAACCGGAGTTGAAATCGTTTCAGTAGGAGAGCTTACGGATTCCTTAAAATCCGTTGATCTCAGCTTGGAAGTTATCTAA
- the uvrB gene encoding excinuclease ABC subunit UvrB, whose translation MGKFKLISVFKPCGDQPKAIAELSKSILDKKPYSTLLGVTGSGKTFTLANVIAKVGLPTLVISHNKTLAAQLYSEFKQFFPHNAVEYFVSYYDYYQPEAYIPSTDTYIEKDSSINERLDRLRLSATTSLMSRKDVIIVASVSCIYNLGSPQDYQKMLVILNTKEKIQRDELITRLIQIQYERNDYEFKRGKLRVRGDVIEIFPSYSEQALRIEMAGDLINKISVIEPVSAKTISVIDKVAIYPAKHFIVSRNRIDTAIKSIREELTVQLKNLKEKNKLLEAQRLQSRTNYDLEMLKEIGYCHGIENYSRHLNALPAGSRPYSMIDYFQGDFLTVIDESHATIPQIRGMYAGDRARKETLVNYGFRLPSCLDNRPLKFEEFNRLVKQLVFVSATPDEYELKLSANKIIEQIIRPTGLIDPEIIVKPSKGQIQDLILQIKKRAKNNQRVLVTTLTKRSSEDLANYLAENGIKVKYLHSEIQTISRSVILKELRQKKFDCLVGINLLREGLDLPEVSLVAIIDADKEGFLRSATSLIQVAGRAARNIDGTVIMYADTITGSMKKAINESNRRRKIQMEYNRRNKITPRSIQRSIKEGIEDLEDTSEFVQSLTGEPKEQYQLHKYISELEYEMELAARNLQFEKAAGLRDKIKELRNATGH comes from the coding sequence ATGGGTAAATTTAAACTAATTTCCGTTTTTAAGCCCTGCGGCGACCAGCCCAAAGCAATAGCGGAACTCTCCAAGTCTATCCTGGATAAAAAACCTTACTCTACTTTGCTGGGAGTTACCGGCAGCGGTAAAACTTTTACCCTAGCCAACGTAATCGCCAAAGTCGGCTTACCCACCCTGGTAATTTCACATAATAAAACATTGGCCGCCCAGCTTTATTCGGAATTTAAACAATTCTTTCCGCATAACGCGGTTGAATATTTTGTAAGTTATTACGATTATTACCAGCCAGAAGCCTACATCCCTTCCACGGATACCTACATAGAAAAAGACTCATCCATCAATGAGCGGCTGGACCGCCTGAGGCTGTCGGCAACAACCTCATTAATGAGCCGCAAGGATGTAATTATCGTGGCCTCGGTTTCCTGTATCTATAACCTGGGTTCTCCCCAAGATTACCAAAAGATGCTGGTGATCTTAAATACGAAGGAAAAAATCCAGAGGGATGAATTAATTACCCGGCTCATCCAGATCCAATATGAGCGCAATGATTATGAATTCAAACGCGGAAAATTACGGGTGCGCGGGGACGTAATTGAAATATTCCCTTCCTACAGCGAACAAGCGCTGCGTATAGAAATGGCCGGTGATTTAATCAACAAAATCTCGGTAATTGAACCGGTATCCGCAAAGACAATCAGCGTTATCGACAAAGTCGCCATTTATCCGGCAAAACATTTTATTGTCTCAAGGAACAGGATCGATACGGCGATTAAGTCTATAAGGGAAGAACTGACTGTGCAGTTAAAAAACCTGAAAGAAAAAAATAAATTACTGGAAGCCCAGCGCCTCCAGTCCCGCACAAACTACGACCTGGAAATGCTTAAAGAAATAGGCTACTGCCACGGGATAGAGAACTATTCCCGGCATTTGAATGCGCTACCCGCCGGTAGCCGGCCATATTCGATGATCGATTATTTCCAGGGGGATTTCTTAACCGTAATCGATGAGTCCCACGCAACTATCCCGCAGATAAGAGGTATGTATGCCGGAGACAGGGCAAGGAAGGAGACGCTGGTAAATTACGGCTTCCGCCTTCCGTCATGCCTGGATAACCGGCCGTTGAAATTTGAAGAATTCAACCGGCTGGTAAAACAACTGGTTTTTGTTTCAGCCACGCCTGATGAATATGAGTTAAAATTAAGCGCAAATAAAATTATTGAGCAGATTATCCGGCCTACCGGTTTAATCGACCCGGAAATTATCGTTAAGCCTTCCAAAGGGCAAATCCAGGATTTAATCCTGCAGATAAAAAAACGGGCTAAAAATAACCAAAGGGTGCTGGTAACCACCCTGACCAAAAGAAGCTCCGAAGACCTGGCTAATTATCTGGCTGAAAACGGGATAAAAGTAAAATACCTGCATTCCGAAATACAGACCATTAGCCGTTCGGTAATCCTCAAAGAACTGCGCCAGAAGAAATTTGATTGCCTAGTGGGGATTAATCTGCTGCGCGAAGGGCTGGATTTACCAGAGGTTTCATTGGTTGCCATCATCGACGCGGATAAAGAAGGGTTTCTGCGTTCAGCGACCAGCTTAATTCAGGTAGCCGGAAGGGCTGCGCGCAATATCGACGGAACAGTAATTATGTACGCCGATACTATCACCGGTTCGATGAAAAAAGCAATCAACGAAAGCAACCGCAGGAGAAAAATCCAGATGGAATACAACCGCAGGAACAAAATTACTCCCCGCTCAATTCAAAGGTCGATCAAAGAAGGAATAGAGGACCTGGAGGATACCTCTGAATTTGTGCAGAGCCTAACCGGTGAGCCAAAAGAGCAATACCAGTTGCATAAATATATATCCGAGTTAGAATATGAAATGGAGCTGGCGGCGCGGAATTTGCAATTTGAAAAAGCAGCCGGCTTAAGGGACAAGATCAAGGAGCTGCGTAATGCTACTGGCCATTGA
- a CDS encoding type III pantothenate kinase — MLLAIDIGNTNIKSALFKGKKIIKKFNIPVKTYSRSKFAKKLAGSQPISAAAICSVVPKLTAILKHDLKLLTGKTPYIIGKDIIVPMKNFYRNPKQLGQDRLVGAYAACNLYPTPLIVINSGTAITFDVVSRKKAYLGGLIFPGIRISLEALSAKTALLPKIKLQQPITLIGTDTKNSILSGIVFGIASLAKELVNKIKQRIGKDALVIGAGGNIHLIKKYSGMGIKIDTNLTLKGINLVYGNKI, encoded by the coding sequence ATGCTACTGGCCATTGATATCGGAAATACCAACATAAAAAGCGCGCTATTTAAAGGCAAAAAAATCATCAAAAAATTCAATATCCCCGTAAAAACCTATTCCCGGAGTAAATTCGCAAAAAAACTTGCCGGTAGCCAACCAATATCGGCTGCCGCCATTTGCAGCGTTGTGCCTAAACTAACCGCCATCCTTAAGCATGACCTAAAACTCTTAACCGGAAAAACCCCCTATATAATAGGTAAAGACATAATTGTTCCCATGAAAAATTTTTACCGTAATCCTAAACAATTAGGCCAGGACCGGCTGGTGGGGGCTTACGCTGCCTGCAATCTTTATCCAACCCCTTTAATCGTCATAAATTCCGGCACCGCGATTACTTTTGATGTAGTTTCCAGGAAAAAAGCCTACCTGGGCGGATTAATATTTCCCGGAATACGGATTTCCTTGGAAGCCTTAAGCGCAAAGACCGCGCTCCTGCCAAAGATAAAATTACAGCAGCCAATAACCCTTATCGGAACCGATACTAAAAACAGCATATTAAGCGGGATTGTTTTTGGCATTGCTTCCCTGGCTAAAGAACTGGTAAATAAAATTAAACAGCGTATCGGTAAAGACGCGCTGGTTATCGGCGCCGGCGGAAATATCCATTTAATCAAGAAGTATTCCGGAATGGGAATTAAAATTGATACGAATTTAACCTTAAAAGGTATTAATCTTGTCTATGGAAATAAAATTTAA
- the groES gene encoding co-chaperone GroES, whose product MEIKPLGDRIVVKPLEAENKTKGGIVLPDTAKEKPQEAKVVAVGKGKVLENGTVQAPEVKVGDKVLYGKYSGNEITTKEGEELLILREEDILAILK is encoded by the coding sequence ATGGAAATTAAACCATTGGGCGACCGGATCGTAGTTAAACCTTTAGAAGCGGAGAATAAAACCAAAGGCGGTATAGTCCTGCCTGACACTGCCAAGGAAAAACCCCAAGAGGCCAAAGTTGTGGCGGTAGGCAAAGGTAAGGTGCTTGAGAATGGAACAGTGCAAGCCCCTGAAGTGAAAGTCGGGGACAAGGTGTTATACGGAAAATATTCCGGTAATGAAATTACGACCAAAGAAGGCGAAGAATTGCTAATTCTGCGCGAAGAAGATATCTTAGCAATCCTTAAATAA
- the groL gene encoding chaperonin GroEL (60 kDa chaperone family; promotes refolding of misfolded polypeptides especially under stressful conditions; forms two stacked rings of heptamers to form a barrel-shaped 14mer; ends can be capped by GroES; misfolded proteins enter the barrel where they are refolded when GroES binds), protein MAKQLLYSDDARRKILSGVEQLAAAVKVTLGPKGRNVVIDKKFGSPTITKDGVTVAKEIDLEDAFENMGAQMVKEVAEKTSDIAGDGTTTATVLAESIYREGLKNVTAGSNPMALKRGIEKAVTKIVEELGKLSTPIKDKKEIAQVASIAANSDTNIGELIAEAMDKVGKDGVITVEEAKSTATTLDVVEGMQFDQGYLSPYFVTDAERMEVLLEDAYILIYEKKISSIKDILPLLEKIARVGKPLLIIAEEVDGEALATLVVNKIRGTFVACAVKAPGYGDRRKAMLEDIAILTGGKALTEDLGIKLENVDIEDLGRAKKVKIDKENSTIVEGAGKNQAINARISQIKKQIEDTDSDYDKEKLQERLAKLAGGVAVINVGAATETEMKEKKARVEDALHATRAATQEGIVPGGGVALIRTIAALDKLKLEGDEKIGANIVKRAIEEPLRQIAQNAGLEGSVVVQRIKEEKTNIGYDVSQDAYVDMIEAGVIDPTKVTRSALQNASSIAALLLTTETLIVDKPEKDEKMPAMPGGGMGGMGGMGGGMY, encoded by the coding sequence ATGGCAAAACAATTGTTGTATAGTGACGATGCCCGCCGCAAAATTTTAAGCGGCGTAGAACAGCTGGCTGCTGCGGTAAAGGTAACCTTGGGGCCGAAGGGCCGTAACGTCGTAATCGACAAAAAATTCGGCTCACCCACCATCACCAAGGACGGGGTAACCGTAGCCAAAGAGATCGATTTAGAGGATGCTTTTGAAAATATGGGCGCCCAGATGGTCAAGGAAGTGGCCGAGAAAACCTCGGATATCGCCGGCGACGGTACTACTACTGCCACAGTCTTAGCGGAATCGATTTACCGCGAAGGATTAAAAAATGTTACCGCCGGTTCAAATCCGATGGCCCTAAAACGCGGAATCGAGAAAGCGGTCACAAAAATAGTAGAGGAATTAGGTAAACTTTCCACTCCGATCAAAGATAAAAAAGAGATCGCTCAGGTTGCCAGTATTGCCGCTAACTCCGATACCAATATCGGTGAATTAATCGCCGAGGCGATGGACAAGGTAGGCAAAGACGGGGTAATCACGGTTGAAGAAGCAAAATCCACCGCCACTACCCTGGATGTAGTGGAAGGTATGCAGTTTGACCAAGGATATCTTTCTCCGTACTTTGTAACCGATGCCGAGAGAATGGAAGTACTCTTGGAAGATGCTTATATTCTTATCTACGAAAAGAAGATATCCTCAATCAAAGATATTCTTCCTCTACTGGAAAAAATTGCCCGCGTCGGCAAACCATTATTGATTATCGCCGAAGAGGTTGACGGCGAAGCTTTAGCCACCTTAGTAGTTAATAAGATCCGCGGGACTTTTGTTGCCTGCGCGGTAAAGGCTCCGGGATATGGCGACAGGCGTAAAGCCATGCTTGAAGATATCGCTATTCTTACCGGCGGTAAAGCCTTGACTGAAGACTTGGGTATCAAGCTGGAAAATGTTGATATTGAGGACCTTGGCCGCGCTAAAAAGGTGAAAATCGATAAAGAAAATTCCACGATTGTCGAAGGCGCGGGGAAAAATCAGGCAATCAATGCCCGAATCAGCCAAATCAAAAAACAAATCGAAGATACTGACTCTGATTATGATAAAGAAAAACTGCAGGAACGCCTGGCGAAATTAGCCGGCGGTGTCGCGGTAATCAACGTTGGGGCGGCCACCGAAACCGAAATGAAAGAAAAGAAGGCCCGCGTAGAGGATGCGCTGCACGCAACCCGCGCAGCTACTCAGGAAGGTATTGTTCCCGGCGGCGGCGTGGCGCTTATCCGCACCATTGCTGCTTTAGATAAACTAAAGCTGGAAGGGGATGAAAAAATCGGCGCAAATATTGTCAAGCGCGCCATCGAAGAGCCTTTAAGGCAGATTGCCCAAAATGCCGGCCTGGAAGGTTCGGTAGTCGTGCAAAGAATAAAAGAAGAAAAAACTAATATCGGATATGATGTCAGCCAGGATGCCTATGTCGATATGATTGAAGCCGGAGTAATTGATCCTACCAAAGTTACCCGCTCGGCTTTACAAAATGCCTCCAGTATTGCCGCGTTATTACTGACAACCGAGACATTAATTGTGGATAAACCGGAAAAAGATGAAAAGATGCCCGCAATGCCCGGCGGCGGAATGGGCGGTATGGGCGGTATGGGCGGAGGAATGTATTAA
- a CDS encoding response regulator, with protein MAEKKRILIADDDEIVLTSLKKLLVMSDFEVYATTNAKEVSSIVKSFKPHLILLDLLLPDLGGLEICDILNKDEETQGIPIIILSAVGNYTDIRKAYTLGVIGYITKPYEFPRLLKEIQKAIDSKEKI; from the coding sequence ATGGCCGAGAAAAAGCGGATATTGATCGCTGATGACGACGAGATAGTTTTGACCAGCCTGAAGAAATTACTGGTTATGTCGGATTTTGAAGTATATGCGACAACAAATGCTAAAGAGGTCTCATCAATAGTTAAATCTTTTAAACCCCATCTCATACTTCTGGATTTACTCTTACCGGATCTAGGCGGTTTAGAAATTTGTGATATTTTAAACAAAGATGAAGAAACCCAGGGGATACCGATAATTATCCTGTCAGCCGTAGGCAACTATACCGATATACGCAAAGCCTATACCTTAGGGGTAATTGGCTATATTACCAAGCCCTATGAATTCCCGCGGTTATTAAAAGAGATCCAAAAGGCAATTGATTCTAAAGAAAAGATTTAA